In Cyclopterus lumpus isolate fCycLum1 chromosome 5, fCycLum1.pri, whole genome shotgun sequence, the genomic stretch ACATAGTTATTCCAGACTTGGCTCCTTGATGTAAGTGCTGTCCCTCTATTGGGAAAATGAGGGTTCATCTCGTAATCAGTTATTCTTGGTACAACATCTGCCGTGGGAATGAACCAAACGACGATAGCATGTCATTCTACCCGATAGCCCCGGAGGAGATATTTTTCTcaagtataaatataataataacggAGTACTATTAGTTAGTAGATTTGTTTTTACTGTCAAACTATTGCAAGACTTTGTATATTTGCAAACCTCTCAATCACTGTGTGGGGAAGGCAAAAAGTTGTGTTGTAAATCTCCATATCCGATTTTGCCAGTTGCTCATGTTGGCAAACAATTTAAGTGcttgacatttcttttaacCGATCAGATCTTTAACTGTCTGTTCGTATTATGTTAAAACTTTGAAATGCATTATAGATTACAAGATAGCATACATATTGTAacttttgaaagaagaaaaaaaagaagtctggggAAGTATTGGcattcatcattattatatcATTAATATGATAAATGCATAGCATCTACATTGTTTCGAAATGTCTTCGCGTTTCAAGTAATAAGggtaataaaaaatgttgattAAAGCATGCGGTCTTTATTTCTGACATTTATTGATAGCATTTTTGAAATAAATTCCAATCTgtagcattttctttttattacgtAGAAAGCATTACTTACGAAGCAAAAGCATGTTTTTCTCACAACTGTCAAAAATAGTTAAGTGGAATAAATAATGCCTAAATGGTCTTTTAACACTACAGAGTTTTCAGTCCCAGTTCATATCTTCATTTGGTTCTTGGTTTTTTGGCCCCATGAAGCCACTGGTGAAGTAATCCTGTCGACTGGCACTGAGCCGCTGCCTCGCTTTCTTGCTCTTTACTCTCGCATGCGGGCTCCTTCCTCTTTGAAGGTTCACTGCTCGCCAGCCAGCTCATCATCATCTTACTGCTGGCTGTGGGTTTGGGCTCCTATGGGTCAGATTGGTCAGCTTAAACCTCACCAGACAACTGTTACTTATTCAACCACAGAGAGTAAAATGCCACAGTAAATCAGATACCTTTTTGCTGTTTAGATCTATTGGCTGAAGGCATTCTGGAGAGTTGTTGCGAGAGTTGTTTACTAGTGAAGAGACGGGGTGAAAAGTCAAACTGCTTTTAGACTGGAGCAGTTTCATGGCGTCTTGAGACTTCACCTCCCCAAAATCCAGCCATCTTCTcacttcttcctctccatccaggACTGCTGGCATCCTAAACCACACAGTAATTTAAGATTCCATACAGACACCAATGGAAAAAATGGTGTGTCCTCATTAGCTATCCTTACCTATCATGGATGCTTTCCAGATTCAGGGAAGCGTTCACAGTTATTACACTGTATGTGTAAAGGGGTTCTCCGCCACCTGGAGGTGTCCAGCAGTCAAACAGTCCAGCCATAGTCAGCAACTTCCATCCAGTCCACTCACCTGGTGCTTCTCCCTGACCAACACAGCATAGAGCCCAAGAATGAGCAGATTTGATGAAAATGGGCTGGACTTTGTTGGTatgtttgtaatatttttttgtacacTCCAGTACTGTCACCAGTATCAAACCAAAGCATGAGTTTGTACTTAGCATGACATTTTGAATGCTAAAGAAACACCTGGGGGACACATGTACATTTTGGCTAGTCTCCCACACAGGATATTTTCCATCATGGCAATTTCCGCcccagctgcattctctctacttctCATCTGGATGAAAGTAAATGTTGGTGGTGCTTTATATTGCTACAGAAACCCTAATACGAACCTGTGTCAAGTCAGCGGAGTCCTCCTCTGGAGGGCCCGTTGTCTCTGAATTCTCCTTATTGCCAGCTGAGGTTGCAGGGTCATCCTCATCATCTGTTTTCTCCTGACTGGTTCCCTTCGTCTGAGGAAAGTAGATGAAGAAAGGCTGCTTGTCTTTCGCCTGCCTCTTCCACTCATAAAAGCCATCAGCCAGGATGACACA encodes the following:
- the hmces gene encoding abasic site processing protein HMCES, giving the protein MCGRTACTLASDEVSRACSYRDRGGQRRQPRWRDGDADKYRPSYNKSPQSTSPVLLSQRHFDTNAPVDECVLASMRWGLVPAWFKENDPSKMQYSTNNCRSENILEKKTYKDPLIKGQRCVILADGFYEWKRQAKDKQPFFIYFPQTKGTSQEKTDDEDDPATSAGNKENSETTGPPEEDSADLTQGEAPGEWTGWKLLTMAGLFDCWTPPGGGEPLYTYSVITVNASLNLESIHDRMPAVLDGEEEVRRWLDFGEVKSQDAMKLLQSKSSLTFHPVSSLVNNSRNNSPECLQPIDLNSKKEPKPTASSKMMMSWLASSEPSKRKEPACESKEQESEAAAQCQSTGLLHQWLHGAKKPRTK